A portion of the Podospora pseudoanserina strain CBS 124.78 chromosome 2, whole genome shotgun sequence genome contains these proteins:
- the LAP2_1 gene encoding Leucyl aminopeptidase yscIV (EggNog:ENOG503NV5N; MEROPS:MER0002281; COG:E; COG:I; COG:O; COG:V), translated as MWSSLFRRQAGKTATTTTTTTTITRITAHRQQRFVSRLTYTNGTMRDPNTLSNYDAWRTRHTTTNLKVDFTSKSLRGKVILELESQTDESSKEIILDSSYLDVSAIKLSGESTKWEIKDRQGANGSPVHIAVPNGAPKGDVVKVEIDVATTDKCTALQWLTPAQTSNKKAPFMFSQCQAIHARSLFPCQDTPDVKSTYTFSITSPHVVVASGVPVKGGETEGEGDEKVYKFEQKVPIPSYLYALASGDIESAPIGRISSVATGPNELKASQWELEGDMDKFLDAAEKIVFPYKWGEYNVLVLPPSFPYGGMENPIFTFATPTIISGDKQNIDVIAHELAHSWSGNLVTSCSWEHFWLNEGWTMYLERRIQASIHGSEAHIDFSAIRGWKALEESIEEFGKEHEFTKLCISHKGIDPDDAFSTVPYEKGFHFIYYLDKLVGRENFDKFIPYYFSKWANKSLDSFEFKDTFLGFFSAPEYARLNDKIAEIDWEGRFYNTGLPPKPEFDTSLVDECYKLAEKWKQKDFQPSPSDIEGWTGNQILVLLNEVQDFEEPLSVEQSQSLGETYGLTDSKNAELKSAYYHIAMKAQDTSSYQGVADLLGEVGRMKFVRPLYRSLNKVARDLALETFEKYKDFYHPICRQLVEKDLGVASNSA; from the exons ATGTGGAGTTCGCTCTTCCGACGACAGGCGGGGaaaacagccaccaccaccaccaccaccaccaccatcaccagaaTCACAGCTCACCGACAACAGCGATTCGTAAGCCGCCTCACCTACACAAACGGCACCATGAGAGATCCGAACACCCTCTCTAATTATGATGCCTGGCGCACCCGGCACACCACTACCAACCTCAAGGTGGATTTCACTTCCAAATCCCTTCGCGGCAAGGTCATACTCGAGCTTGAGTCTCAGACGGACGAGAGCAGCAAGGAGATCATCCTTGACTCTAGCTACCTAGATGTTTCAGCCATTAAGCTGTCTGGGGAGTCCACCAAATGGGAGATCAAAGACCGCCAAGGAGCCAACGGATCCCCGGTTCACATTGCCGTCCCTAACGGTGCCCCCAAAGGAGATGTCGTCAAGGTCGAAATCGATGTTGCTACCACGGACAAGTGCACAGCTCTGCAGTGGTTGACTCCCGCCCAGACGAGCAATAAGAAAGCTCCGTTCATGTTCAGTCAATGCCAGGCCATTCATGCCAGGAGTTTGTTCCCTTGCCAGGATACTCCTGACGTAAAGAGCACCTATAccttcagcatcaccagcccACATGTCGTTGTTGCGAGCGGTGTCCCGGTGAAGGGTGGTGAGactgagggagagggcgacGAGAAGGTTTACAAGTTTGAGCAAAAGGTTCCTATTCCATCCTATCTCTATGCGTTGGCCTCGGGAGATATCGAGAGCGCGCCGATTGGAAGGATATCCTCTGTTGCTACCGGGCCTAATGAGCTGAAGGCTTCGCagtgggagttggagggtgATATGGACAAGTTCCTGGATGCTGCAGAGAAGATTGTCTTCCCGTATAAGTGGGGAGAGTATAAtgtgttggtgttgccgcCAAGCTTCCCTTACGGAG GCATGGAGAACCCTATCTTTACTTTTGCTACACCGACGATTATCAGCGGCGACAAGCAGAATATCGATGTCATTGCTCATGAGCTGGCTCACTCATGGAGCGGAAATCTCGTGACGAGCTGCAGTTGGGAGCACTT CTGGCTGAACGAGGGCTGGACCATGTATCTTGAGCGTCGTATTCAGGCTTCGATTCACGGTAGTGAGGCTCACATCGATTTCTCCGCCATTCGCGGATGGAAAGCCCTTG AGGAGTCCATTGAAGAGTTTGGCAAGGAACACGAGTTCACCAAGCTCTGCATCAGCCATAAGGGTATTGATCCAGATGATGCTTTCAGCACGGTGCCTTATGAGAAGGGCTTCCACTTCATCTACTACCTCGACAAACTTGTCGGGCGTGAGAACTTTGACAAGTTCATCCCTTATTACTTTAGCAAGTGGGCGAACAAGTCTCTTGACTCGTTCGAGTTCAAGGATACCTTCCTCGGGTTCTTCAGCGCCCCGGAATACGCCAGGCTGAATGACAAGATCGCGGAGATTGACTGGGAGGGCCGCTTTTACAACACTGGCCTTCCACCAAAGCCCGAGTTTGACACATCGCTTGTTGATGAGTGCTACAAGCTGGCAGAAAAGTGGAAGCAGAAGGATTTCCAGCCTAGCCCGTCGGACATCGAGGGATGGACTGGTAACCAAATTCTCGTTCTGTTGAACGAGGTTCAAGACTTTGAAGAGCCTTTGTCTGTCGAGCAGTCG CAATCCCTCGGCGAGACTTATGGCCTGACAGACTCCAAGAATGCTGAGCTGAAGTCGGCCTACTACCACATCGCCATGAAGGCCCAGGATACCAGCTCTTATCAGGGTGTGGCTGACCTTCTTGGGGAGGTAGGGCGCATGAAGTTTGTCCGCCCTCTGTACCGGAGCTTGAACAAGGTGGCTCGCGACCTTGCGCTGGAGACGTTTGAGAAGTACAAGGACTTTTATCATCCCATTTGCCGGCAGCTGGTTGAGAAGGACCTTGGAGTGGCTAGTAACAGTGCTTAA